One region of Ferrovum sp. JA12 genomic DNA includes:
- the rpsM gene encoding 30S ribosomal protein S13: protein MARIAGVNIPNHQHAEIALTAIYGIGRSTARNICGAVGVNASTKIKDISDADMEKLRVEVTKYAVEGDLRREVSLNIKRLMDLGSYRGSRHRRGLPCRGQRTRTNARTRKGPRKAVRSTK, encoded by the coding sequence ATGGCACGTATTGCTGGGGTTAATATCCCGAATCATCAACATGCAGAAATTGCTTTGACAGCAATTTATGGTATTGGACGTTCCACTGCACGCAATATTTGTGGGGCAGTAGGAGTTAATGCTAGCACTAAAATTAAAGATATTTCTGACGCCGATATGGAAAAATTGCGCGTGGAAGTCACCAAGTATGCCGTCGAGGGTGACTTACGCCGTGAGGTGTCATTAAATATTAAACGGTTAATGGATCTTGGTAGCTACCGTGGTAGCCGTCATCGTCGTGGTCTTCCTTGCCGTGGTCAGCGCACAAGAACTAATGCGCGGACACGTAAGGGTCCACGTAAAGCAGTACGTTCAACGAAGTAA
- the rpsK gene encoding 30S ribosomal protein S11, translating to MVKANTANRVRKKVKKNIAEGIAHIHASFNNTIVTITDRQGNALSWATSGSNGFKGSRKSTPFAAQIAAEHAGKAAQECGVKNLEVRIKGPGPGRESAVRALNAAGFKITSISDVTPVPHNGCRPPKKRRI from the coding sequence ATGGTTAAGGCAAATACAGCAAACCGTGTTCGCAAAAAGGTTAAAAAGAATATAGCAGAAGGCATCGCTCATATTCATGCGTCCTTTAATAACACCATTGTGACCATTACAGACCGACAAGGTAATGCTCTATCATGGGCTACCTCAGGCAGTAATGGATTTAAAGGATCTCGTAAAAGTACTCCCTTTGCAGCGCAAATTGCTGCTGAGCATGCCGGTAAAGCTGCTCAAGAGTGTGGTGTGAAAAATCTTGAAGTCAGAATCAAAGGACCTGGACCTGGACGAGAGTCAGCGGTTCGTGCTTTGAATGCTGCTGGTTTTAAAATCACCAGTATTTCAGATGTGACGCCGGTACCTCATAACGGTTGCCGTCCCCCTAAAAAGCGTCGTATTTAA
- the rpsD gene encoding 30S ribosomal protein S4, with protein MARNLDAKCRQCRREGEKLFLKGEKCFTDKCAIERRAYAPGQHGQKQSRLSDYGGQLRAKQKIRRIYGVLERQFRSVYHDAERSRGITGEVLLQNLESRLDNVAYRMGFGASRAEARQVVRHNGVLVNGRRVNIPSFILRPGDSVEIAEKSRAQLRIKGAVEAAENRGFPEWLEVDAKAMKGVFKARPQRSELSSTMNESLVVELYSK; from the coding sequence GTGGCAAGAAACCTGGATGCAAAATGTCGTCAGTGTCGCCGTGAAGGTGAAAAACTTTTCTTAAAAGGTGAGAAGTGTTTCACTGATAAATGTGCAATTGAAAGACGTGCTTATGCACCTGGCCAACATGGTCAGAAACAAAGCCGTTTATCTGACTATGGTGGTCAGTTAAGGGCAAAACAAAAAATCCGTCGTATTTACGGCGTGTTGGAGAGACAGTTTCGCAGTGTTTATCATGATGCAGAACGCTCACGTGGTATTACCGGTGAGGTGTTATTGCAAAATCTCGAGTCACGTCTTGATAATGTGGCTTACCGAATGGGGTTTGGTGCATCACGTGCCGAAGCTCGCCAGGTGGTTCGTCACAATGGAGTTCTCGTCAATGGCCGCCGTGTGAATATTCCCTCCTTTATTTTGCGTCCTGGAGATTCAGTGGAAATTGCTGAAAAATCAAGGGCTCAGTTACGGATTAAAGGTGCTGTTGAGGCTGCTGAAAACCGCGGTTTTCCAGAATGGTTAGAGGTTGACGCCAAAGCCATGAAGGGAGTGTTTAAAGCACGTCCTCAGCGCAGTGAGTTGTCTTCTACTATGAATGAATCACTCGTAGTCGAACTATATTCTAAATAA
- a CDS encoding DNA-directed RNA polymerase subunit alpha, whose protein sequence is MQNQNASFLKPRSIEVQNISPTYAKVVMEPFERGYGHTLGNALRRILLSSMSGFAPTEVKIAGVLHEYSTVEGVQEDVVDILLNLKGIVLKLHNHTESILKLVKVGPGVVRAGDIEAQHDVEIINPDHIIAHLTAGGKIDMQIKVEQGRGYQPSTMRGVDQESRTVGGIQLDASFSPIHRVSYSVESARVEQRTDLDKLVMDIETNGAIDPEEAVRFAARILMEQLNVFADLQGTPMTTETAKVPQVDPILLQPVDDLELTVRSANCLKAENIYYIGDLIQRTETELLKTPNLGRKSLNEIKEVLASKSLTLGMKLENWPPANLAERR, encoded by the coding sequence ATGCAAAACCAAAACGCCTCTTTCTTAAAACCTCGCAGTATTGAGGTTCAAAACATTTCACCAACCTATGCTAAGGTTGTTATGGAGCCCTTTGAGCGTGGTTATGGGCATACGTTAGGTAACGCGCTACGTCGTATTCTTTTATCTTCCATGTCTGGTTTTGCCCCAACAGAAGTGAAGATTGCTGGGGTATTACATGAGTACTCTACTGTGGAAGGTGTTCAAGAGGATGTTGTAGATATCCTGTTGAACCTCAAGGGCATTGTATTGAAGTTACATAATCACACAGAATCTATTTTGAAACTGGTTAAAGTAGGTCCTGGGGTGGTAAGAGCGGGTGATATTGAAGCTCAACATGACGTTGAAATCATTAATCCTGATCATATCATTGCCCATTTAACTGCGGGTGGGAAGATTGATATGCAGATTAAAGTTGAACAAGGTCGTGGTTATCAGCCTTCTACTATGCGTGGTGTGGATCAAGAGTCGCGTACCGTGGGGGGGATTCAACTTGACGCCTCCTTTAGTCCAATTCATCGAGTGAGCTACTCCGTAGAAAGCGCCCGTGTTGAGCAACGTACGGATCTCGATAAATTGGTGATGGATATTGAAACTAACGGTGCTATTGATCCTGAGGAAGCAGTGCGTTTTGCTGCTCGCATTCTGATGGAACAGTTGAATGTTTTCGCTGATTTGCAAGGCACCCCCATGACCACCGAGACAGCTAAAGTCCCGCAAGTGGATCCAATTTTATTGCAGCCTGTGGATGATTTGGAGTTAACTGTGCGTTCTGCCAATTGCTTAAAAGCTGAAAATATTTATTATATTGGTGATTTGATTCAACGTACAGAAACTGAATTACTTAAAACACCTAACCTAGGACGTAAGTCCCTTAATGAAATTAAAGAAGTTTTGGCGTCTAAAAGTTTGACGTTAGGAATGAAACTTGAGAACTGGCCACCAGCTAATTTGGCCGAACGTCGCTAA
- the rplQ gene encoding 50S ribosomal protein L17, with protein MRHRLSNRKLNRTSSHRLAMLRNMTNSLLRHEVIKTTLPKAKELRRVAEPLITLGKEATLNNRRTAFNRLRDRDMVTKLFNELGPRYKTRNGGYLRILKFGFRQGDNAPMALVELLDRPLEGEVQAEAQEV; from the coding sequence ATGCGTCACCGCTTAAGCAACCGTAAATTAAATCGCACTTCAAGCCATCGTCTGGCCATGTTGCGTAATATGACCAACTCCTTACTACGCCATGAAGTCATTAAGACTACTTTGCCTAAGGCTAAGGAGCTGCGTCGCGTCGCAGAACCTTTAATTACTTTAGGAAAAGAGGCAACCTTAAATAATCGCCGTACGGCGTTTAATCGTTTACGTGATCGCGATATGGTCACTAAATTATTTAATGAGTTAGGCCCACGCTATAAAACCCGTAATGGTGGTTATCTTCGTATTTTAAAATTTGGCTTCCGTCAGGGTGATAATGCTCCCATGGCTTTAGTTGAGTTACTTGATCGCCCCTTAGAAGGTGAAGTTCAGGCAGAGGCTCAAGAAGTTTAA
- the cynS gene encoding cyanase, with protein MDRHEVTQLILQNKVNKNLTWKGLANQLGLSKEWVTAGCLGQMTFTPSQAQIVVDYFELPTAALVWLTQVPYKGSLPEAVPTDPLIYRFYELVQVYGTTFKELIHEEFGDGIMSAIDFKMDLEREKNEAGDRVHITLSGKFLPYKTY; from the coding sequence ATGGATCGTCATGAAGTCACGCAATTAATTTTACAAAACAAGGTTAATAAAAATTTAACTTGGAAAGGCTTAGCAAACCAATTAGGATTATCAAAAGAATGGGTGACGGCAGGCTGTCTTGGACAAATGACCTTTACTCCCAGTCAAGCGCAGATTGTGGTAGATTATTTTGAATTACCCACGGCGGCATTGGTCTGGTTAACCCAAGTGCCCTATAAAGGATCACTGCCCGAGGCGGTACCTACAGACCCCTTAATTTATCGCTTCTATGAGTTAGTGCAAGTATATGGCACTACCTTTAAGGAGCTTATTCATGAGGAGTTTGGCGATGGCATTATGTCTGCAATAGACTTTAAAATGGACCTTGAGCGTGAAAAGAATGAAGCAGGGGATCGAGTACACATTACGCTATCAGGCAAGTTTTTACCCTATAAAACTTATTAA
- a CDS encoding SRPBCC family protein has protein sequence MKQGIEYTLRYQASFYPIKLIKWFLYLGAVGFFCLWPALTDAEETTTSVRVHVDHQDAVFKVTAQIHVPVKVSVAWGVLTDFTHFPQFLHNVESVTILDHEDNLYRIREVGEAQWGIISMDYQNIREIKVIPEFSIISKTLSGTVKSMQTTMRITALDNRQEVNLDYQAIIEPDSWLADIFGSDFIESEVTTQFQSMAQEMIKRNQHTTN, from the coding sequence ATGAAGCAGGGGATCGAGTACACATTACGCTATCAGGCAAGTTTTTACCCTATAAAACTTATTAAATGGTTTCTGTATCTCGGTGCTGTAGGCTTTTTTTGCCTATGGCCTGCCTTGACTGATGCCGAGGAGACGACAACCTCTGTGAGGGTTCATGTGGATCACCAAGATGCGGTCTTTAAGGTGACTGCTCAGATACATGTTCCTGTAAAAGTGAGTGTTGCATGGGGAGTGTTAACAGATTTCACCCATTTCCCACAGTTTTTACATAATGTGGAGAGCGTGACTATCCTAGATCACGAAGATAACTTGTATCGTATTCGCGAGGTGGGTGAGGCACAGTGGGGAATTATTTCTATGGATTATCAAAATATCCGAGAAATCAAGGTCATTCCTGAATTCAGTATTATCAGTAAAACCCTCTCAGGAACCGTTAAAAGTATGCAAACAACCATGCGAATCACTGCCTTGGATAATAGGCAAGAGGTTAATTTAGATTACCAGGCTATTATTGAGCCTGATTCGTGGCTTGCTGATATTTTTGGTAGTGACTTTATTGAAAGTGAAGTCACCACTCAGTTTCAATCTATGGCTCAAGAAATGATTAAGCGCAATCAACATACTACAAACTAG
- a CDS encoding chloride channel protein — protein MINLRSPWRRHRWGIRVVLWGSAILAGLCVVGFSQLANKALDIFFNLYTHHWWSPFILAPGVGMLTVFLTQRYFPGSQGSGIPQVIAATELARKNKPVNSLVSLRILIGKVFLGCFALIGGFSAGREGPSVQVASSIMALAHRFLPHARAIRKADLILAGGAAGIAAAFNTPLAGVIFAVEELGRRLETRTSGVLISTIILSGLVSIALLGDYQYFGRLSMHEQESFAIIPSLIICAGVCGLLGALFNFLLLSPQKSAHLPIWLWRQAHPVLFAGVCGVVVAILGVVVKGASFGSGYGITKSIIEGHQSVNWAVPICRFLATIVTYFSGMPGGIFAPALSVGAALGYNLSHVLGGFNSAVPIMTLCMAGFLAAVTQAPITSAIIVMEMVDGHGLLISLMAVSLMAKGVSSRFGGELYQQLGHYFYMNTLTKLDDEVNPSTLPAEDHSKP, from the coding sequence GTGATTAATTTACGTTCACCTTGGCGCCGACATCGTTGGGGAATACGCGTTGTGTTATGGGGTTCCGCCATCCTTGCGGGACTGTGTGTAGTGGGTTTTTCCCAACTAGCCAACAAAGCCTTAGATATATTTTTCAACCTGTATACTCACCATTGGTGGTCTCCTTTCATTTTAGCCCCCGGCGTTGGCATGCTGACAGTCTTTTTAACGCAACGCTATTTTCCAGGCAGTCAAGGTAGTGGCATTCCTCAAGTAATCGCAGCCACTGAGCTTGCTCGAAAAAACAAACCCGTCAACAGCTTAGTCTCCTTAAGGATACTAATTGGTAAAGTTTTTTTAGGTTGTTTCGCACTAATTGGTGGCTTTTCTGCTGGCCGCGAAGGCCCATCAGTACAAGTGGCTTCCTCGATAATGGCCCTTGCTCATCGTTTTTTACCTCACGCTAGAGCCATCAGAAAAGCTGATTTAATTTTAGCTGGCGGTGCCGCTGGCATTGCAGCAGCCTTTAATACGCCTTTAGCAGGAGTTATTTTTGCTGTGGAAGAATTAGGTCGCCGTTTAGAAACCCGTACCAGCGGGGTATTAATTAGTACTATTATTCTCTCCGGGCTGGTATCCATTGCCCTGTTAGGTGATTATCAGTATTTTGGTCGCCTGAGCATGCACGAACAAGAATCTTTTGCCATTATTCCCTCCTTGATCATTTGCGCAGGAGTGTGTGGTTTACTGGGCGCGCTCTTTAATTTTTTATTACTTTCGCCACAAAAGTCAGCCCATTTACCTATCTGGCTGTGGCGTCAGGCTCACCCAGTTTTATTTGCCGGGGTATGTGGTGTAGTTGTTGCCATCTTGGGAGTGGTCGTTAAGGGAGCCTCCTTTGGCAGCGGCTATGGTATTACTAAATCAATTATTGAAGGACATCAAAGTGTCAATTGGGCCGTACCTATTTGCCGTTTTTTAGCCACTATAGTCACTTATTTCTCAGGGATGCCGGGCGGAATTTTTGCTCCAGCGCTCTCCGTTGGGGCCGCCTTGGGTTATAACCTCAGTCATGTTCTGGGAGGGTTTAACAGTGCGGTTCCTATTATGACACTGTGCATGGCAGGTTTTCTTGCAGCAGTAACTCAAGCTCCTATTACCTCAGCCATTATTGTGATGGAAATGGTGGATGGCCATGGTTTATTGATCAGTCTCATGGCGGTCTCTCTCATGGCCAAGGGAGTCAGCTCCCGCTTTGGAGGAGAGTTATATCAACAGTTAGGACATTACTTTTACATGAACACCCTGACAAAGTTGGATGATGAAGTCAACCCGTCAACTCTTCCTGCCGAAGATCATAGTAAACCTTGA
- the uvrA gene encoding excinuclease ABC subunit UvrA codes for MKKKQIVESPVIRIRGARTHNLKNIDIDIPRHQLVVITGLSGSGKSSLAFDTLYAEGQRRYVESLSAYARQFLQLMEKPDVDLIEGLSPAISIEQKATSHNPRSTVGTVTEIHDYLRLLFARVGDPYCPTHQQKLEAQSVSQMVDHVLTLPDNTRIMILSPLVVGRKGQQVDLINELRAQGFVRLRVDSVVQDIDNIPPLDKNKKHSVDIVVDRLKVKPDMQQRLAESFETALRHSDGRAIAVDLDQNTEHLFSSTFACPICSFSIQELEPRLFSFNNPMGACPKCDGLGEISFFDAKRVVAFPQLSLAGGAIKGWDKRNQFYFQWLTDLSKHYHFKLDTPFEELEESIQHLLLFGSGKEKITFHYPGDKGRLRSQQHPFEGIIPILDRRYKETDSMAVREELAKLLNDKPCPDCQGSRLRIEAREVRINQYTLHQISALPLRETLSLFQQLTLKGKKQAIADKILKEIIARLQFLNNVGLEYLQLERSADTLSGGEAQRIRLASQIGSGLTGVMYVLDEPSIGLHQRDNHRLLETLNRLRDLGNSVIVVEHDEDAIRAADFVVDMGPGAGEHGGEVVAKGTPQDIENSPHSLTGEYLKGSKAIAVPEQRHQPDERRLIIRGAQGNNLKKVNLELPVGLFIAITGVSGSGKSTLINDTLYHAVSRHLYHSSTEPAPFEGIQGLEHFDKIINVDQSPIGRTPRSNPATYTGLFTPIRELFAGIPQSRERGYGPGRFSFNVKGGRCEACQGEGMVRVEMHFLPDIYVPCDVCHGKRYNRETLEIHYKGKSIDEVLALTVEKALEFFNAVPIIARKCQTLMDVGLGYITLGQSATTLSGGEAQRVKLSLELSKRDTGRTLFILDEPTTGLHFHDIDLLLKVLHRLRDHGNTVVVIEHNLDVIKTADWIVDLGPEGGALGGHILVAGAPQDIVKNETSYTGRFLAPYLKNKVIQ; via the coding sequence ATGAAAAAGAAACAAATTGTTGAAAGTCCCGTGATCCGAATACGGGGGGCCAGAACCCATAACCTAAAAAATATTGATATTGATATTCCCCGCCATCAGTTAGTGGTGATTACCGGTTTATCAGGATCCGGTAAATCCTCTCTTGCCTTCGATACTCTCTATGCCGAGGGACAAAGGCGCTATGTGGAGTCTCTCTCTGCCTATGCCCGTCAATTCTTACAACTCATGGAAAAGCCAGATGTTGACTTAATCGAAGGGCTCTCTCCTGCCATCTCCATCGAACAAAAAGCTACCAGTCATAATCCCCGTTCGACAGTGGGTACGGTCACTGAAATTCATGATTATTTACGCTTACTCTTTGCCCGGGTAGGGGATCCTTACTGCCCCACTCATCAACAAAAACTGGAGGCGCAAAGCGTGTCACAGATGGTGGATCATGTATTAACATTACCTGACAATACGCGCATCATGATTCTCTCGCCACTCGTGGTGGGACGCAAGGGACAACAGGTAGACTTAATTAATGAGTTGCGGGCTCAGGGTTTTGTGCGCTTACGAGTGGACTCCGTAGTGCAAGACATTGACAATATTCCCCCCCTTGATAAGAACAAGAAACACTCAGTGGACATTGTGGTGGACCGCTTAAAGGTTAAACCTGATATGCAGCAGCGTTTGGCTGAGTCTTTCGAGACCGCACTGCGACACAGTGATGGGCGAGCTATTGCGGTAGATTTAGATCAGAACACAGAGCATCTTTTCTCCTCCACCTTTGCTTGCCCTATTTGTAGTTTTTCAATACAAGAATTAGAGCCTCGCCTCTTCTCCTTTAACAACCCTATGGGGGCCTGTCCCAAGTGCGATGGACTGGGCGAGATTAGCTTTTTTGATGCTAAACGAGTAGTGGCTTTCCCACAATTGAGTTTAGCTGGCGGTGCTATTAAAGGTTGGGATAAGCGTAATCAATTCTATTTTCAATGGTTAACCGATCTCTCTAAACACTATCACTTCAAACTCGATACCCCCTTTGAAGAGTTAGAGGAGTCTATACAACATCTATTACTTTTCGGCTCCGGTAAAGAAAAAATCACCTTTCATTACCCAGGCGACAAAGGACGACTGCGCAGTCAACAGCACCCTTTTGAAGGAATTATTCCGATTCTTGATCGACGTTATAAAGAAACAGATTCCATGGCTGTACGCGAGGAACTCGCTAAACTGTTAAATGACAAACCATGCCCCGATTGCCAAGGCTCACGCTTACGTATTGAGGCGCGGGAGGTCAGGATTAATCAATACACGCTTCATCAAATCAGCGCCTTACCCTTGCGCGAAACCTTAAGTTTATTTCAGCAACTGACTCTTAAGGGTAAAAAACAAGCCATCGCTGATAAAATCTTGAAGGAAATTATTGCCCGCTTACAATTTTTAAACAACGTCGGCTTAGAGTATTTACAGCTTGAGCGCTCCGCCGATACCCTCTCAGGAGGCGAAGCTCAGCGTATTCGTCTTGCGTCACAAATTGGTTCAGGGCTCACGGGGGTGATGTATGTGTTAGATGAACCCTCCATTGGTCTACATCAGCGTGATAATCATCGACTACTTGAAACCTTAAACCGTCTACGCGACCTCGGTAATTCCGTTATTGTGGTTGAACACGATGAGGATGCTATTCGTGCGGCAGATTTTGTGGTGGACATGGGACCAGGTGCAGGGGAACACGGCGGTGAGGTGGTGGCAAAGGGGACCCCTCAGGATATTGAAAACAGCCCTCACTCCCTCACGGGAGAATATTTAAAGGGTAGTAAAGCCATTGCAGTACCTGAGCAGCGTCATCAGCCCGATGAGCGCCGGTTGATCATCCGCGGCGCCCAAGGCAACAACCTCAAGAAAGTGAATCTTGAGCTCCCTGTGGGGCTATTTATTGCCATCACAGGGGTCTCGGGTTCAGGTAAATCCACTTTAATTAACGACACTCTCTATCACGCCGTGTCCCGTCACCTCTATCACAGCAGCACAGAGCCAGCTCCCTTTGAGGGAATCCAAGGCTTAGAGCATTTTGATAAAATCATTAATGTGGATCAAAGTCCAATTGGTCGAACACCGCGCTCTAACCCTGCCACTTATACGGGATTATTTACTCCCATCCGCGAACTCTTTGCCGGCATTCCCCAATCCCGTGAACGCGGCTATGGTCCAGGTCGTTTCTCTTTTAATGTGAAAGGAGGGCGCTGTGAGGCCTGCCAAGGGGAGGGCATGGTGCGCGTGGAAATGCACTTTTTACCTGATATTTACGTACCCTGCGATGTGTGCCATGGTAAACGCTATAACCGTGAAACCCTGGAGATTCATTATAAAGGGAAAAGTATTGATGAGGTATTGGCCTTAACCGTCGAAAAAGCCCTGGAATTTTTCAATGCGGTCCCCATTATTGCCCGTAAATGTCAGACCTTGATGGATGTGGGCTTGGGCTATATCACCCTTGGGCAATCGGCCACCACCCTCTCAGGGGGAGAAGCGCAGCGAGTTAAATTATCTTTAGAACTCTCTAAACGCGATACTGGGCGTACGTTATTTATTCTTGACGAACCCACCACCGGCCTTCACTTTCATGATATTGACCTGCTTCTCAAGGTTCTTCATAGGCTGCGTGACCATGGCAATACGGTAGTAGTCATTGAACACAATCTTGATGTCATCAAAACCGCAGACTGGATCGTTGATTTAGGGCCTGAGGGTGGAGCACTAGGTGGCCATATTTTAGTGGCTGGAGCGCCACAGGATATTGTTAAAAATGAAACTAGTTATACGGGACGTTTCTTGGCCCCCTATTTAAAAAATAAGGTTATTCAGTGA
- a CDS encoding MFS transporter, whose protein sequence is MTPIERRATLSLASVFALRMLGMFIILPVFALYAAHLPGGGNKTLIGLAMGAYGLTQALLQIPFGWLSDRIGRKPVIMGGLLIFAVGSFVAAGAHSIEGIIIGRMIQGAGAISSAIIAMTADLTRIEQRTKAMAMIGVTIGLTFSGSMILAPVLEPQIGVPGIFAMTGVLALFAIVMVRWVTPNPQHRIPARGTWESIKTVLTHSELLRLDWGIFVLHGSLMAMFVVLPQALVQTGFQAVEHWKLYLPVMIGSFVLMIPGVALSHGKHRKTVFLTAIAVLLMAEVILWVGMHSFYGLVTALFVFFTGFNMLEASLPSFITTIAPPDIKGAASGVYSSIQFMGTFVGASVAGLLAKEFGPSSVPLFCVILMLTWLIVALPMKIKASHESREK, encoded by the coding sequence ATGACACCTATTGAGCGCCGAGCCACTTTAAGTCTTGCTAGTGTGTTCGCCTTGCGTATGTTGGGAATGTTTATCATTCTACCTGTATTTGCCTTGTATGCGGCACATCTTCCGGGTGGGGGGAATAAAACATTAATTGGTTTGGCTATGGGGGCCTATGGATTAACCCAGGCTCTATTACAAATTCCCTTTGGTTGGCTATCTGACCGCATTGGACGAAAGCCAGTCATTATGGGCGGGTTATTGATTTTTGCTGTGGGCAGTTTTGTGGCGGCCGGCGCTCACAGTATTGAAGGGATTATTATTGGGCGCATGATTCAAGGGGCCGGGGCAATTTCTTCGGCGATTATCGCCATGACCGCAGATTTAACTCGAATTGAGCAGCGTACAAAAGCCATGGCTATGATAGGAGTCACCATTGGCCTCACTTTTAGCGGTTCAATGATTTTAGCGCCGGTATTAGAGCCACAAATTGGGGTTCCGGGAATTTTTGCCATGACGGGAGTGTTGGCTTTATTTGCCATTGTCATGGTGCGTTGGGTGACCCCGAATCCACAACATCGCATCCCGGCTCGTGGCACTTGGGAGAGCATCAAAACAGTCTTAACTCACAGTGAGTTATTGCGCTTGGATTGGGGGATTTTTGTGTTACACGGCTCATTGATGGCCATGTTTGTAGTTCTTCCCCAAGCTCTTGTGCAAACCGGCTTTCAGGCTGTAGAGCACTGGAAGCTCTATTTGCCCGTAATGATTGGCTCTTTTGTTTTGATGATTCCAGGAGTGGCGCTGTCCCATGGTAAGCACCGTAAAACAGTCTTTTTGACAGCGATTGCGGTATTATTGATGGCTGAGGTGATATTGTGGGTGGGTATGCATAGCTTTTATGGCCTGGTGACAGCATTGTTTGTGTTTTTTACGGGTTTTAATATGTTAGAGGCAAGCTTACCTTCATTTATTACCACCATTGCTCCACCCGATATCAAGGGGGCAGCATCGGGGGTATACAGTTCAATTCAGTTTATGGGGACATTTGTTGGGGCCTCGGTGGCAGGTCTGCTGGCCAAAGAGTTTGGCCCCTCAAGCGTCCCTTTGTTTTGCGTTATATTAATGTTGACTTGGTTAATTGTGGCGTTGCCCATGAAAATTAAAGCCAGTCATGAATCAAGGGAGAAGTAG
- a CDS encoding single-stranded DNA-binding protein, which yields MASVNKVILVGNLGRDPEVRYSSDGAAIANISVATTDVWKDKSGEKQEKTEWHRVAFFGRLAEIAGEYLKKGSQVYLEGRLQTRKWQDKEGQERYTTEVIADRMQMLGGRSMAGGSSEPPMDMQSEHPSPASGGTTKAATKFDDFADDIPF from the coding sequence ATGGCATCGGTAAATAAAGTGATTTTAGTGGGTAATTTAGGCCGCGACCCTGAGGTGCGTTATTCCTCTGATGGCGCTGCCATTGCCAATATTAGTGTGGCCACTACGGATGTATGGAAAGATAAAAGCGGCGAAAAACAAGAAAAAACCGAGTGGCACCGGGTAGCATTCTTTGGGCGTTTAGCAGAAATTGCAGGAGAATATTTAAAAAAGGGTTCGCAAGTGTATTTAGAAGGACGTTTGCAAACCCGTAAGTGGCAAGATAAAGAAGGCCAGGAGCGCTATACCACTGAGGTGATTGCGGACCGTATGCAAATGTTGGGTGGGCGCTCTATGGCAGGGGGTAGCAGTGAGCCTCCGATGGATATGCAATCTGAGCATCCCAGCCCGGCCTCAGGGGGAACTACTAAAGCTGCCACTAAGTTTGATGATTTTGCGGACGATATCCCTTTCTGA
- a CDS encoding ExbD/TolR family protein — MTIRLKDNEAAPLIAINTTPLIDVMLVLLIMLIITIPVQLHSINMSTPHNMVSSRTITAPIMTITINASGQYKVNQRPVTQDALDQQLLSLSKSSNPPEIHIKPSGDSPFTNLAHILALAQNLKISKIGIDDTP; from the coding sequence ATGACTATTCGATTAAAAGACAATGAAGCTGCGCCATTAATCGCCATCAATACCACACCATTGATTGATGTAATGTTGGTGTTGCTGATTATGTTAATTATTACCATTCCAGTCCAATTGCATTCGATTAATATGAGTACTCCACACAACATGGTCAGTAGTCGCACCATAACAGCCCCTATCATGACCATCACCATTAATGCATCAGGGCAGTACAAAGTGAATCAACGACCGGTTACCCAAGATGCTTTAGATCAGCAATTATTAAGTCTTTCAAAATCCTCCAACCCACCAGAAATACATATCAAACCCAGTGGTGATTCGCCCTTTACAAACCTTGCGCATATCCTAGCCCTGGCACAAAACCTGAAAATTTCTAAAATAGGTATTGATGACACACCCTAA
- a CDS encoding ExbD/TolR family protein, whose protein sequence is MAIDLKDSGEGEEIIASINTTPLVDVMLVLLIIFLITIPVVVHTHQVVLPKETTTREIIAPQDINLAITKTGSLYWQDQRIDVKALGIKLKTIDGKTVHILIRADANTPYHFIAPILHQCHEAGINTIEFITEPVHSSS, encoded by the coding sequence ATGGCCATTGATCTTAAGGATTCAGGAGAGGGTGAGGAAATTATCGCCAGCATCAACACGACCCCTTTAGTGGATGTCATGTTGGTTTTACTGATTATTTTCTTAATCACCATTCCGGTGGTCGTCCATACTCATCAAGTAGTGCTCCCTAAAGAGACCACCACCCGGGAAATCATTGCACCACAGGATATTAACTTAGCCATCACTAAAACAGGTTCTCTCTATTGGCAAGACCAAAGGATTGACGTGAAAGCGCTGGGGATAAAGCTTAAAACCATAGATGGTAAAACAGTACATATATTGATTCGCGCTGACGCCAATACTCCCTACCACTTTATTGCGCCAATACTCCATCAATGCCATGAAGCGGGGATCAACACCATTGAATTCATTACTGAACCTGTGCATTCGTCATCATGA